In Endozoicomonas sp. GU-1, one DNA window encodes the following:
- a CDS encoding ArsR/SmtB family transcription factor, translating into MTDAFEQLATVSKASGDVLRLQILRVLSTESLGVLELSGVFAMRQPAMSHHLKVLSQAGLVSTRKEGNTVFYRRALPTSAGHLEGVVRSLFQAVDGIPLPQDLAEQLQAIRLQRAELSQAFFARNSEEFRQHQELIAEHQLYAETVADLIETTDFPEQSLALELGPGEGNFLPTLASVFKLVYALDNSEKMLSYSRMLAKQQGIGNVTFVHGEIQSLSNMTSAFDCIVINMVLHHVPSPADIFNWSSRLLKPGGSLFISELSHHDQDWVRESCGDLWLGFSAGELAQWADKAGLISGESQYLGLRNGFQIQVRRFFLAG; encoded by the coding sequence TTGACGGATGCTTTTGAGCAGCTGGCCACGGTGAGCAAAGCCAGTGGCGATGTTCTGAGATTACAGATTCTGAGGGTCTTGAGCACAGAGTCTCTCGGTGTGCTGGAGCTGAGCGGTGTGTTTGCCATGCGTCAGCCAGCCATGAGCCATCATTTGAAGGTCTTGTCTCAGGCCGGTTTAGTCTCAACCCGCAAAGAAGGCAACACGGTTTTCTACCGTCGGGCCCTGCCTACATCGGCAGGTCATCTCGAAGGGGTAGTCCGCTCATTGTTTCAGGCGGTGGATGGTATACCGCTACCTCAAGATCTTGCCGAACAGCTTCAGGCCATTCGCCTGCAGCGGGCGGAACTGTCCCAGGCATTTTTTGCCCGCAATAGCGAAGAATTCCGTCAGCATCAGGAGCTGATTGCCGAGCACCAGCTCTATGCTGAAACGGTGGCAGACCTTATTGAGACTACCGATTTTCCTGAACAGAGCCTGGCCCTGGAGCTTGGTCCCGGTGAGGGAAATTTTCTGCCAACACTCGCCTCTGTGTTCAAGCTGGTTTACGCACTGGATAACTCGGAAAAAATGCTGAGTTACTCCCGGATGCTGGCCAAACAGCAAGGCATTGGCAATGTCACTTTTGTTCATGGCGAGATCCAGTCGCTGAGCAACATGACCAGCGCCTTTGACTGTATCGTCATCAATATGGTGCTGCATCATGTGCCCAGCCCGGCGGACATCTTTAACTGGTCTTCCCGGCTATTGAAGCCCGGTGGGAGCCTGTTTATCAGTGAGCTCAGCCATCATGACCAGGATTGGGTTCGGGAGTCCTGTGGTGATCTGTGGCTTGGTTTCAGTGCTGGCGAGTTGGCTCAATGGGCGGATAAAGCGGGATTAATCAGCGGTGAATCCCAGTATCTGGGGTTACGCAATGGTTTTCAGATCCAGGTCCGACGTTTCTTCCTTGCCGGATAA
- a CDS encoding 16S rRNA (uracil(1498)-N(3))-methyltransferase translates to MRNPRIYSAQPLQADSAIELFENAANHVGRVLRMRPAEPLVLFNGQGGAWQGTVESVSKKSVTVYLESFIEGNAQSPLTIELGQTLSRGERMDYAIQKATEAGVTAITPLWSERCEVKLNAERLDKRVKHWQQVAISACEQCGRNIVPTIHTPVKLEDWLTTRATELNFVLHHRTREKLSGFAQPESVSLLIGPEGGLTAQEIELAEDHRFNPLALGPRVLRTETAPVVAITLMQYLWGDY, encoded by the coding sequence ATGAGAAACCCTCGTATTTATTCAGCGCAGCCGCTTCAGGCTGACAGCGCCATCGAACTTTTTGAAAATGCCGCCAATCATGTTGGCCGTGTTTTGCGCATGAGACCCGCAGAGCCCCTGGTGCTGTTTAATGGTCAAGGGGGAGCCTGGCAGGGAACCGTAGAGAGCGTTAGCAAAAAGTCGGTTACCGTTTATCTTGAGTCGTTTATCGAGGGTAATGCCCAGTCCCCCCTGACTATCGAGCTGGGTCAGACACTCAGCCGAGGTGAGCGTATGGATTATGCCATTCAGAAGGCAACGGAGGCGGGTGTTACCGCCATTACCCCATTATGGAGTGAGCGTTGTGAGGTGAAGCTGAATGCAGAGCGTCTGGATAAACGGGTCAAACACTGGCAACAGGTGGCTATCAGTGCCTGTGAACAGTGTGGCCGTAACATCGTACCGACCATACATACGCCCGTTAAGCTGGAAGACTGGCTCACCACCCGGGCGACTGAATTGAACTTTGTGCTGCATCATCGAACCAGAGAGAAACTCAGTGGTTTTGCCCAGCCAGAATCGGTATCTCTGCTGATTGGCCCGGAGGGTGGATTAACCGCTCAGGAAATTGAGTTGGCTGAGGACCACCGCTTTAACCCGCTGGCTTTAGGCCCCCGTGTACTGAGAACGGAAACTGCACCGGTAGTGGCGATTACGCTGATGCAGTACCTCTGGGGAGACTACTGA
- a CDS encoding DUF3332 domain-containing protein, with product MKKMAIKALAIAVFAASLTGCMGQMGTSAMVTKANLSVVDNRYGRAGLFMLLSPVYGIAATADFFIFNTIEFWTGTNPITGKSPAVVDMPADAIFKVNHKLDKSMTDVPLNGITSASFKQVDENTVEMHVTYTDGQQAIMRGEKSGEEVSFFMDGEFVATAQRLF from the coding sequence ATGAAAAAGATGGCGATCAAAGCGCTGGCTATTGCTGTTTTTGCAGCATCACTGACTGGCTGTATGGGTCAGATGGGCACCTCGGCGATGGTGACCAAAGCTAACCTCTCGGTTGTCGACAACCGTTATGGTCGTGCCGGACTGTTCATGCTGCTCAGCCCGGTTTACGGCATTGCCGCCACTGCAGACTTTTTCATTTTCAACACCATCGAGTTCTGGACCGGCACCAACCCGATTACCGGTAAGTCGCCAGCGGTTGTTGATATGCCTGCTGATGCCATCTTCAAGGTCAACCACAAACTGGATAAGTCCATGACTGATGTGCCTCTGAACGGTATTACTTCTGCTTCATTCAAGCAGGTTGATGAGAATACGGTGGAAATGCACGTGACGTACACTGACGGTCAGCAGGCCATTATGCGTGGTGAAAAGTCCGGTGAGGAAGTCAGCTTCTTCATGGATGGAGAATTTGTTGCTACCGCTCAGAGGCTGTTTTAA
- a CDS encoding Npt1/Npt2 family nucleotide transporter, protein MTKNSSRSIAGNSNSMLYLQIAMLSCCTFNFDILWNLKESLLITRLGAEAIPFIKLMVVMPVAFIFLITYSFLANRLSKRTLFAVALIPFLIWMPLFSMVIYPNLESFAPTTALALLSPLIHENLQFIVGMVYYWPLTLFFAVAELWGSAVICTLFWTAVNDFHNAQSATRQYPLITMIGSSASIISGPMLYYCVSRGVMAPDSGWQDSLEILSLLFVLFGLLILLLNEYCCHLTSKNLTDPNRQKTHTPTNLPLLASARYLLRCPYLASIALVMLAYCIAINMVELAWKSQLVQLYPCEADYSMFMGKVAMISGIGSLICGLLTPTLLKISWWAAAFATPIILTATALPFFLLAMYQKSQVSFFGICYMDLTMIGLQIGMYCHALGKSAKYTLFDATKEITFVPLDAERKYKGKAAIELVVSRVGKSGSSFFQQILITLFGSLSLAMSWLAGAFILAIALWLIAIKHLGRHYHERTEP, encoded by the coding sequence ATGACTAAAAATTCATCCAGAAGCATTGCTGGTAATTCCAATTCGATGCTTTATCTGCAAATTGCCATGCTGTCCTGTTGCACCTTCAACTTTGACATACTCTGGAACCTGAAAGAGTCGCTGCTCATTACCCGGCTTGGTGCGGAAGCCATCCCCTTCATCAAGTTGATGGTTGTCATGCCTGTCGCTTTTATTTTTTTAATCACCTACAGCTTTCTGGCTAACCGACTCAGTAAACGTACCCTGTTTGCCGTTGCGTTGATCCCTTTTCTGATCTGGATGCCGTTGTTTTCCATGGTTATCTATCCAAACCTGGAGTCTTTCGCCCCCACCACAGCGCTTGCCCTGCTGTCCCCACTTATCCATGAAAACCTGCAATTTATTGTCGGCATGGTCTATTACTGGCCCCTTACGCTGTTCTTTGCCGTGGCGGAGCTCTGGGGATCGGCGGTGATCTGCACCCTCTTCTGGACAGCCGTCAATGATTTCCACAATGCCCAGAGTGCCACCCGGCAATATCCCCTGATCACCATGATCGGCAGCAGCGCATCCATTATTTCCGGCCCGATGCTTTACTACTGCGTTTCCAGGGGCGTTATGGCCCCGGATTCAGGCTGGCAGGATAGCCTGGAGATCTTATCACTTCTGTTCGTGCTGTTCGGGCTGTTGATTCTGCTGCTCAATGAATACTGCTGCCACTTAACGTCGAAAAACCTCACAGATCCCAACCGCCAGAAGACACACACCCCAACCAACCTGCCGTTGCTGGCCAGCGCACGATATCTGTTGCGCTGCCCGTACCTGGCCAGCATTGCGCTGGTTATGCTGGCTTATTGCATCGCCATTAACATGGTTGAGCTGGCCTGGAAAAGCCAGCTGGTGCAGCTGTACCCCTGTGAGGCAGACTACTCGATGTTTATGGGCAAGGTGGCCATGATCAGCGGCATAGGCAGTCTGATCTGTGGTCTGCTAACGCCAACCCTGCTGAAGATCAGCTGGTGGGCAGCAGCGTTTGCCACCCCTATCATTCTGACAGCCACGGCCCTGCCTTTTTTTCTCCTGGCCATGTATCAGAAATCACAGGTCAGCTTTTTCGGCATTTGTTATATGGATCTGACCATGATCGGCTTGCAGATCGGCATGTACTGCCATGCCCTCGGCAAGTCGGCAAAATATACGCTGTTTGATGCCACCAAAGAGATCACTTTCGTACCTCTTGATGCTGAGCGAAAGTACAAGGGAAAAGCAGCTATTGAATTAGTGGTGAGTCGGGTTGGCAAGTCAGGCAGCTCTTTTTTTCAACAGATTTTAATTACCCTTTTTGGCTCCCTCAGCCTTGCCATGTCCTGGCTGGCAGGAGCTTTTATACTGGCCATTGCCCTGTGGCTGATCGCCATCAAGCATTTGGGCAGACATTACCATGAGCGAACGGAACCATAA
- a CDS encoding IS5 family transposase: MYPSDLTNDEWAILKPLFPDPGYDTPKNGRPRDWSYRLILNAIFYLTKTGCQWRMLPSDFPPWSTVYTYFRIWKQDGTWKKVHDALRDQVRIQAGKEPQPTAASIDSQSVKTSVKGGDRGYDGGKKIKGRKRHIAVDTLGLILVVWVHAAAFSDSFAGQFILAHLKKYFKNIRKVWADCGYRGYLEEWFYRFKPKRELEITKRPRGKFVVQARRWVVERTFGWFEGSRRLSKDYEQLPRSSEAFVYICMIRIMLRRFK; the protein is encoded by the coding sequence ATGTATCCATCCGACCTGACCAATGACGAGTGGGCAATCCTCAAGCCTCTATTCCCTGACCCTGGCTATGATACTCCAAAAAATGGGCGACCACGCGACTGGAGTTATCGTCTGATATTGAATGCCATATTCTATCTCACTAAAACAGGCTGTCAGTGGCGAATGCTGCCTTCTGACTTTCCACCATGGAGTACTGTCTACACCTATTTTCGAATCTGGAAACAAGATGGCACATGGAAGAAGGTGCATGATGCTCTTCGTGACCAGGTGCGAATTCAGGCGGGCAAAGAGCCACAACCAACAGCAGCAAGCATTGACTCCCAATCCGTGAAAACCTCGGTAAAAGGGGGGGATCGAGGCTATGATGGCGGGAAGAAAATAAAAGGCAGAAAACGTCATATAGCTGTTGATACTCTTGGCCTGATTCTGGTGGTATGGGTACACGCAGCCGCATTTAGTGATAGTTTTGCAGGTCAATTCATACTGGCTCACCTTAAGAAATACTTTAAAAACATCCGGAAAGTCTGGGCTGATTGTGGCTACCGGGGTTACCTTGAAGAGTGGTTTTATCGCTTCAAACCCAAAAGGGAACTTGAAATCACAAAACGCCCACGGGGAAAGTTTGTCGTTCAAGCCAGGCGCTGGGTTGTGGAGAGAACCTTTGGCTGGTTTGAAGGATCCAGACGTTTATCTAAAGACTATGAACAGCTGCCAAGGAGTTCAGAAGCCTTCGTTTATATATGCATGATTCGCATAATGCTACGAAGGTTTAAGTAG
- the speE gene encoding polyamine aminopropyltransferase: MHCEDTYQETLYSGYGQNFSIDRLLFEDHTEHQHLIIFENRFFGRIMALDGVIQTTEKDEFIYHEMLTHVPILAHGKVKRVLIIGGGDGGMLREVLRHRSVEQVTMVEIDRAVVDLCRQWLPNHCAGAYDDPRVNLVIEDGVRFVNNHGIADHSFDVIISDCTDPIGPGEVLFSSEFYRGCKRLLTDKGIFVAQNGVPFMQLNEVTTTAHRLASYVSDLHFYSAAVPTYACGIMTFAWGTDDLKARHIPLVELEARFAHSNITTRYYTPEVHLAAFALPRYIETAIAEAVAEKQQSGNASPSRS, from the coding sequence ATGCACTGCGAAGATACCTATCAGGAAACACTGTATTCAGGCTATGGACAGAATTTTTCGATTGACCGGCTGCTGTTTGAAGATCACACCGAACACCAGCATCTGATCATCTTTGAGAACCGGTTCTTTGGCCGCATCATGGCCCTGGACGGCGTGATTCAAACCACCGAAAAAGACGAGTTTATCTACCATGAAATGCTGACCCATGTGCCCATTCTGGCCCATGGCAAGGTAAAGCGCGTACTGATTATTGGCGGTGGCGATGGCGGTATGCTCAGGGAAGTACTCCGGCATCGATCCGTTGAACAGGTCACCATGGTGGAAATTGACCGTGCTGTGGTCGATCTCTGTCGCCAGTGGCTGCCGAACCATTGTGCCGGGGCCTATGATGACCCGAGAGTTAACCTGGTGATTGAGGATGGCGTTCGGTTCGTCAACAATCACGGGATCGCCGACCATAGCTTCGATGTGATTATCTCTGACTGCACCGACCCTATCGGTCCGGGGGAAGTCTTGTTCTCCTCTGAATTTTACCGGGGATGCAAACGACTGCTGACTGATAAAGGCATTTTCGTTGCCCAAAACGGGGTACCGTTTATGCAGTTGAATGAGGTAACAACCACCGCCCATCGCCTGGCCAGCTATGTATCGGACCTGCATTTTTACAGCGCCGCCGTTCCCACCTACGCCTGTGGCATCATGACCTTTGCCTGGGGCACCGATGACCTTAAAGCCCGCCATATCCCCCTGGTCGAACTCGAAGCACGCTTTGCCCACAGTAACATTACCACTCGCTACTACACACCAGAGGTTCATCTGGCTGCTTTCGCCCTGCCACGCTACATTGAGACAGCCATCGCAGAGGCAGTGGCGGAAAAACAGCAAAGCGGCAACGCTTCCCCTTCCAGGAGCTGA
- the tkt gene encoding transketolase: MSSRRELANAIRALSMDAVQKAKSGHPGAPMGMADIAEVLWRDYLNHNPANPEWVDRDRFVLSNGHGSMLIYSLLHLTGYDLGIDDLKNFRQLHSKTAGHPEYGYAPGIETTTGPLGQGIANAVGLAAAEKALAAQFNKPGHDIVDHHTYVFMGDGCMMEGISHEVCSLAGTLGLGKLVAFYDDNGISIDGEVEGWFTDDTVKRFEAYHWHVIPAVDGHDPEAIKAAIEAARAEQDKPTLICCKTIIGFGSPNKAGKEECHGAPLGDDEIKLTRERLGWQHAPFAVPADIYNQWNATAAGAAKETAWNEKFAAYQAEYPELAAEFTRRQKGDLPADFAEKASAYIKSCQQEGEKIASRKASQNTLNAYGPILPELLGGSADLAGSNLTLWSGSKGIKRDDADGNYLFYGVREFGMTAMMSGIALHGGFIPYGATFLVFMEYACNAVRMAALMKQRSILVYTHDSIGLGEDGPTHQPIEQIASLRMTPNMNAWRPCDTVESAVAWKHAIERVDGPSALIFSRQGLPCMARTDEQIALVERGGYILKECEGTPELILMATGSEVELAMNAEAVLSAQGHKVRVVSMPSTDVFDAQDAEYKQSVLPLEVPARIAIEAAAADFWYKYVGLDGRIIGMTTYGESAPAEDLFPYFGFTVDNIVAIAEELLG, from the coding sequence ATGTCCTCACGTCGTGAGCTTGCCAATGCCATTCGCGCCCTCAGCATGGACGCCGTCCAAAAAGCCAAATCCGGTCATCCCGGTGCCCCCATGGGGATGGCTGATATTGCTGAAGTGCTGTGGCGCGACTATTTGAATCACAACCCCGCCAATCCAGAGTGGGTGGATCGTGACCGTTTTGTGTTATCCAATGGCCATGGTTCCATGCTGATCTATTCCCTGCTGCACCTGACCGGGTACGATCTGGGCATTGATGACCTGAAAAACTTCCGTCAGCTGCACTCCAAAACGGCAGGCCATCCCGAGTATGGTTATGCACCGGGCATTGAAACCACCACCGGCCCCCTGGGCCAGGGCATCGCCAATGCCGTTGGTTTGGCCGCCGCCGAGAAGGCACTGGCCGCTCAGTTCAACAAGCCTGGTCACGATATTGTTGACCACCATACCTACGTCTTTATGGGTGATGGCTGCATGATGGAGGGTATCTCTCATGAAGTGTGCTCCCTGGCGGGCACCCTGGGCCTGGGCAAACTGGTGGCATTTTACGATGACAACGGCATCTCCATTGATGGTGAAGTGGAAGGCTGGTTCACCGACGACACCGTCAAGCGCTTTGAAGCTTACCACTGGCATGTCATTCCGGCGGTTGACGGTCACGACCCTGAAGCGATCAAAGCCGCCATCGAAGCCGCCCGCGCCGAACAGGACAAACCAACGCTGATCTGCTGTAAAACCATTATCGGCTTCGGTTCACCCAACAAAGCCGGTAAAGAGGAGTGCCACGGCGCTCCGTTAGGCGATGACGAGATCAAGCTGACCCGCGAGCGTCTCGGCTGGCAACACGCACCGTTTGCAGTGCCTGCTGACATCTACAACCAGTGGAATGCCACCGCAGCCGGTGCCGCCAAAGAAACCGCCTGGAATGAAAAGTTCGCAGCCTATCAGGCCGAATACCCGGAGCTTGCGGCAGAATTTACCCGTCGCCAGAAAGGTGACCTGCCCGCTGACTTTGCCGAAAAGGCATCGGCTTATATCAAGTCCTGCCAACAGGAAGGTGAAAAGATCGCCAGCCGTAAGGCCTCCCAGAACACCCTGAACGCTTACGGCCCGATCCTCCCGGAACTGCTTGGTGGTTCGGCAGACCTGGCGGGCTCCAACCTGACCCTGTGGAGCGGCTCCAAAGGCATCAAGCGTGACGATGCTGATGGCAACTACCTGTTTTACGGCGTCCGTGAATTCGGCATGACCGCCATGATGAGCGGTATTGCCCTGCACGGTGGTTTCATTCCTTACGGCGCAACCTTTCTGGTCTTTATGGAATACGCCTGCAACGCTGTCCGTATGGCCGCGCTGATGAAACAGCGCTCAATCCTGGTCTACACCCACGACTCCATTGGCCTGGGTGAAGATGGTCCAACCCACCAGCCTATTGAGCAAATCGCCAGCCTGCGCATGACACCGAACATGAATGCATGGCGTCCATGTGACACGGTAGAATCTGCCGTCGCCTGGAAACATGCCATCGAACGTGTTGATGGCCCCAGTGCCCTGATCTTCTCCCGTCAGGGCCTGCCATGCATGGCCAGAACCGATGAGCAGATCGCCCTGGTTGAACGAGGTGGTTACATCCTGAAAGAGTGTGAAGGTACGCCTGAGCTGATTCTGATGGCTACCGGCTCAGAAGTAGAACTGGCTATGAACGCTGAGGCTGTTCTCTCCGCCCAGGGACATAAAGTACGTGTGGTCTCCATGCCATCGACGGATGTGTTTGATGCCCAGGATGCTGAGTACAAACAGTCCGTCCTGCCCCTGGAAGTGCCTGCACGTATTGCGATTGAAGCCGCTGCTGCTGACTTCTGGTACAAGTACGTTGGCCTGGATGGGCGCATTATTGGCATGACCACCTACGGTGAGTCCGCTCCGGCAGAAGACCTGTTCCCATACTTTGGCTTTACTGTTGACAATATCGTGGCAATCGCTGAAGAACTGCTCGGTTAA
- the metK gene encoding methionine adenosyltransferase, producing the protein MSEYSLFTSESVSEGHPDKIADQISDAILDAIIKDDPEARVAVETMVKTGMVIVAGEVRTTTYVDIEELVRNVVTSIGYNHGDLGFDGECVAVLNAIGKQSVDIAVGVDETDEREQGAGDQGLMFGYATNETPVLMPAPIYYAHELVKRQAQLRKNGVLPWLRPDAKSQVTMRYDQNGKVQSVDAVVLSTQHSPDVSLDEIRREVLEQIIKPVFPEGWLHEDTKYHINPTGIFVIGGPVGDCGLTGRKIIVDTYGGMARHGGGAFSGKDPSKVDRSAAYAGRYVAKNIVAAGLADRCEIQVSYAIGVSEPTSISINTFGTGKVSDERIVELVREYFDLRAGGLVKMLDLKRPIYQSTAAYGHFGREEAEFTWERTDKAEQLRKAAGL; encoded by the coding sequence ATGTCTGAGTATTCGCTATTCACATCGGAGTCGGTATCTGAAGGGCATCCAGACAAAATTGCTGACCAGATTTCTGATGCTATTCTGGACGCCATCATCAAGGATGACCCGGAAGCACGGGTTGCGGTAGAAACCATGGTGAAAACCGGCATGGTGATTGTGGCCGGTGAAGTGCGCACTACAACCTATGTTGATATTGAAGAGCTGGTTCGTAACGTCGTCACCAGCATTGGTTATAACCATGGAGACCTGGGCTTCGATGGTGAGTGCGTTGCGGTTCTGAATGCCATTGGCAAGCAGTCTGTGGACATTGCCGTTGGTGTTGATGAAACCGATGAGCGTGAGCAGGGTGCTGGTGATCAGGGCCTGATGTTTGGATATGCTACCAATGAAACACCGGTGCTGATGCCTGCGCCCATTTACTACGCCCATGAGCTGGTTAAGCGCCAGGCGCAGTTGCGCAAGAATGGTGTGTTGCCCTGGTTGCGTCCTGACGCCAAGAGTCAGGTAACCATGCGTTACGACCAGAATGGCAAGGTGCAGAGTGTCGATGCCGTTGTGCTTTCTACCCAGCACTCTCCGGATGTCTCTCTGGATGAAATTCGTCGTGAAGTGCTGGAGCAGATTATCAAGCCTGTATTCCCGGAAGGCTGGCTTCATGAAGACACCAAATACCACATTAACCCGACGGGTATATTTGTGATTGGCGGGCCTGTTGGAGACTGCGGTCTGACCGGACGCAAGATTATTGTGGATACCTACGGTGGCATGGCCCGTCATGGCGGTGGTGCCTTCTCCGGTAAGGATCCATCCAAGGTTGACCGTTCTGCCGCCTACGCCGGCCGTTATGTCGCCAAGAACATTGTTGCCGCCGGTTTGGCGGATCGTTGTGAGATTCAGGTGTCCTACGCCATTGGTGTTTCTGAGCCTACCTCAATTTCCATTAACACGTTTGGCACCGGTAAAGTGTCCGACGAGCGTATCGTTGAACTGGTGCGTGAGTATTTTGATCTGCGTGCCGGTGGACTGGTGAAGATGCTGGATCTCAAGCGTCCAATCTATCAGTCCACGGCAGCCTATGGCCACTTTGGCCGGGAAGAGGCCGAGTTCACCTGGGAGCGCACCGATAAAGCGGAACAGCTGCGCAAGGCTGCAGGCCTTTAA
- the metF gene encoding methylenetetrahydrofolate reductase [NAD(P)H], with protein sequence MANTITNNTPVSFEFFPTKTEEGARKLEENALSLARYQPEFFSVTYGAGGSTRDRTLETVLSTQNQTRIATAPHLSCVGDSREQIKELLNFYRDQGVERIVALRGDLPSGMGRDSGELRYANELVEFIRTETGDHFHIEVAAYPEVHPQAPNMEKDLANFKRKVDAGADSAITQYFFNADSYFYFLERTRSLGIDLPVIPGIMPITNYSRLARFSDACGAEIPRWIRKQLEAYGDDISSIKQFGEEVVTRLCERLLQGGAPGLHFYTLNQAVPCQGICDNLGILAD encoded by the coding sequence ATGGCAAATACAATAACCAATAATACTCCTGTCAGCTTTGAGTTCTTTCCCACTAAAACAGAAGAGGGTGCCCGGAAACTTGAGGAGAATGCCCTCAGCCTGGCCAGATACCAACCGGAATTTTTCTCGGTGACCTACGGTGCTGGTGGCTCAACACGGGACAGAACCCTTGAAACCGTGCTGTCAACGCAGAACCAGACCCGCATAGCAACCGCTCCTCACCTTTCCTGCGTTGGTGACTCCCGGGAGCAGATCAAAGAGTTGCTGAACTTTTACCGTGACCAGGGCGTAGAGCGTATTGTTGCCCTGAGAGGCGATCTGCCTTCAGGTATGGGGCGTGACAGTGGTGAACTCCGCTACGCCAATGAGCTGGTGGAGTTTATTCGTACTGAAACCGGGGATCACTTTCATATCGAGGTTGCTGCTTATCCGGAAGTTCATCCGCAGGCACCCAATATGGAAAAGGATCTGGCAAACTTCAAGCGTAAGGTGGATGCCGGTGCGGACTCGGCGATTACTCAATATTTCTTTAATGCAGACAGTTATTTCTATTTCCTGGAGCGTACCCGGTCACTGGGCATTGATCTCCCGGTGATTCCCGGAATCATGCCGATCACCAACTATAGCCGCCTGGCTCGCTTTTCCGATGCCTGTGGTGCCGAGATTCCACGATGGATTCGCAAGCAACTGGAAGCCTATGGCGATGATATCAGCAGTATTAAACAGTTTGGTGAAGAGGTGGTAACCCGGCTCTGCGAGAGGTTACTGCAAGGTGGTGCTCCGGGTTTGCACTTTTATACCCTTAATCAGGCGGTTCCCTGCCAGGGTATCTGCGATAACCTGGGCATTTTGGCTGATTGA
- the ahcY gene encoding adenosylhomocysteinase produces MSANPELTADLHSATKVPDYRVADISLADWGRREIQIAEGEMPALMAIRAKYRDSQPLKGAKIMGCIHMTIQTAVLIETLVALGAEVRWSSCNIFSTQDHAAAAIAAAGIPVFAWKGETEEEFWWCIEQTVLDGAGKPWQANMVLDDGGDLTLLLHDKYPALLDNIHGISEETTTGVHRLLEMLEKGTLKVPAINVNDAVTKSKNDNKYGCRHSLNDAIKRATDHLLAGKKALVIGYGDVGKGSAASLRQEGMIVKVTEVDPICAMQACMDGFEVVSPYIDGVNDGTDAAINRELLATTDLLVTTTGNVHVCDRHMLKALKNGCVVCNIGHFDTEIDTQFMRDNWTWEEVKPQVHKIVRDDSCNDHLILLSEGRLVNLGNATGHPSRIMDGSFANQVLAQIHLYEAGFADLPADQKPDKLAVSVLLKKLDEEVAAYMVEGFGGVITRLTQGQADYINVPVDGPFKSDDYKY; encoded by the coding sequence ATGAGTGCTAACCCTGAGTTAACTGCTGATTTGCACAGCGCCACCAAGGTGCCGGACTACCGGGTGGCTGATATTTCCCTGGCGGACTGGGGAAGGCGCGAGATTCAGATTGCCGAAGGTGAAATGCCGGCACTGATGGCGATCAGAGCCAAATACCGTGATTCGCAGCCACTGAAAGGCGCAAAGATCATGGGCTGCATTCATATGACCATCCAGACTGCGGTACTGATTGAAACGCTGGTAGCGCTTGGTGCTGAGGTACGCTGGTCCTCCTGCAATATCTTCTCTACCCAGGATCACGCCGCCGCCGCCATTGCCGCAGCGGGCATACCGGTATTTGCCTGGAAGGGTGAGACCGAAGAAGAGTTCTGGTGGTGCATTGAGCAGACGGTCCTCGACGGTGCCGGTAAGCCTTGGCAAGCCAACATGGTGCTGGACGACGGTGGTGACCTGACACTGCTGTTACACGACAAATACCCTGCACTGCTGGACAACATTCACGGCATTTCTGAAGAGACCACCACCGGGGTTCACCGCCTGCTGGAGATGCTGGAAAAAGGCACCCTGAAAGTACCGGCAATCAACGTTAACGATGCGGTCACCAAAAGTAAGAACGACAACAAGTATGGCTGTCGCCACTCTCTGAATGATGCCATCAAGCGGGCTACCGACCATCTGCTGGCGGGCAAGAAAGCGCTGGTCATTGGTTACGGTGATGTGGGTAAAGGTTCCGCCGCTTCGTTGCGTCAGGAAGGGATGATTGTCAAGGTCACGGAAGTGGATCCGATCTGTGCCATGCAAGCCTGTATGGATGGCTTTGAAGTGGTTTCACCCTATATTGATGGTGTTAACGATGGTACCGACGCTGCTATCAACCGGGAGCTGCTGGCCACCACTGACCTGCTGGTGACCACCACGGGTAACGTACATGTCTGTGACCGCCACATGCTGAAAGCCCTGAAAAATGGCTGTGTGGTTTGCAATATTGGCCATTTTGATACCGAAATAGACACGCAGTTCATGCGGGATAACTGGACCTGGGAAGAGGTCAAGCCGCAGGTTCACAAGATCGTCCGGGATGACTCTTGCAATGATCACCTGATACTGCTGTCCGAAGGGCGACTGGTAAACCTGGGCAATGCTACCGGACACCCGTCGCGTATCATGGACGGTTCTTTTGCCAACCAGGTTCTGGCCCAGATCCATCTTTATGAAGCAGGTTTTGCTGATCTGCCAGCCGATCAAAAGCCAGACAAGCTGGCGGTATCCGTACTGCTCAAGAAACTTGATGAAGAAGTCGCTGCCTACATGGTGGAAGGCTTTGGTGGTGTGATTACCCGGCTGACTCAAGGCCAGGCTGATTACATTAATGTACCTGTTGATGGCCCCTTCAAGAGCGACGATTACAAGTACTAA